In the genome of Mercurialis annua linkage group LG8, ddMerAnnu1.2, whole genome shotgun sequence, the window TGCCAACATCTCTTATCGGCCATCGCAGCCTCGTCCGCAGTCGGCGCCTTATTCAAACACATATTCCTCTGTACAGCCATCAGGTAATAATAAGAGAAAATGTCAAATTTGTGGTTATCATAATCATACGGCTGATCATTGCAGGCGAAGGTACGCACCTCACAATTCGCCTCGTCCACAGGCCAATATGGCATGGCAGCAAAACTATTTCTCTCCACAACAGCTCTATGATCAGTCATCAACACCACAGTATCATCACTGGCAACAACCTTATGTTCATCACACATCCAACAGTTATCAACCGGCCCCCTCTGCTACTCCACCATCACAAGGCTGGTTTCCGGACACGGGTGCTACTCATCATATTACACCCGACATGACATCCTTATCTAACATTCATAATTATCATGGTAATGACCACATCAAGGTTGGTAATGGACAAACAGTGCGTATCTCTCACACAGGTAACGCCTATTATCCCTCGCTTTGTGATCAAAAAGAGTTAATACTTCGCAATGTTTTGCTTGCTCCAAATATTTCTAAACCCTTATTTTCAGTTAAGCAATTTAGTAAAGATAATAACTGCTTCTTTGAATTTTGACCGTCTCATTTTTTGTCAAGGATCAGGTGAACAAGGAAATCCTGTTGCGCGACAAGAGTAAAGATGGACTGTACCACCTTCAATCTGACACCAAATCTGCTTTCCTTGGTGAATGTGATTCCTTTTCAACATGGCACGCTCGGTTGGGACACCCTCACGACAAAACAGTTTCCAACATTCTTTCCAGTAATAATATTTCTTCTAGTTCCTCGTCAAGTTTCTTAAATTGTTCCTCTTTTCGTTTAGGAAAATTAGCTAAATTACCTTTTGCTTTAGTCGAACACAAAAGCTGTAAACCATTTGATATTGTCCATTCGGACATTTGGGGTCCTTCCCCGGTTCtcagtaatttaaattttcattatattattttgtttgtcGATGATTTTAGTCGCTACACATGGTTGTTCCCATTGAAATACAAAAGTGATGCTTTTAGAGTTTATAAAGAATTTGAAGCCTTTGTTGCCCTTCAAtttcattcaaaaataaaagcattTCACTCTGATTGGGGCGGTGAATTCCAAAAACTACACTCTTACTTCAAACAAAATGGAATTGTGCACCGAATCGCATGTCCTTACACGCATGAACAAAATGGTCTTTCGGAAAGAAAAATTTGTCACATTGTCGATACAGGCTTAACTCTTCTTGCCCACTCAAACTTCCCTTTTCGTTTTTGGCCTTACGCCTTCGCCTCTAGCATTCGATCGATTAATCTGTTGCCTAGTACAAGTGTTCAAAATAACGTACCTTTTTAAATACTTTACCAAAAACCACCAGAATACACTTCCTCCAAATTTTTGGTTGTGCCGTCTTTCCTTACCTTCGACCatataataaaagtaaatttgcTTTCCGTAGTAAGTGTTGTGTATATCTTGGAGATGCTCCTCATGATCATGGACATTTGTGCCATGATATAGAATCTGACTGGGTATATATTGCTCGACACGTTCGATTTGATGAAACATTATTTCCGTGCAAAACACATACTGCAACTTCAGTTTCACATAATGAAACAGCCCCATGGCTCACTATGTCAGTTCCATCTCCTCTTGTTGGGCAACCAGGTATGCCTCTTAACACTCCTCCTACTTCTATTTCTCCCTTATCTATTTCACCATTAGCAGAAACCCAGCCAGCTTCGCCAGATCCACCCATTCATAACAGTCCTGGACAACGATCTTCACCTATTATACCAAATAATTCACCAAGACAACAATCACTATCAGGTCTAAACTTAGTGATAGACTTAATTAAATACACCACCACATCATCTCACTCTGAACCTATCACGAGCCGATTTTCACTCAAAAACtcgtgtcgagaccggcgctagggaatgggaatgggaatggttgttctgaaacccgtagcaagcctagaaaaaaaacagtaaaaacttttcgcgttttgaaaacataaaaggtctcagTCTCTTTttgcaagtatttgaaaacctttagataaacgtgtaatcaaaaccgTGCAATTGCATTTCTGGATTCAGGGTAGTACGTGTACGCTGCACGTATCCTAACACAACCCTGACCGAAAATaatgccagcggtgcaaaccaaTTATCACATCAAGTAACCGGTTTAAGcatgttaaataattaatcacaaaacttttatcaaaacgaggtttcttataaacaactgACAAAATCCCTTTTTGTATAAAACATGcctttgtcccaaaatgatactgacagtagtttcacatcagagtttaagcatttacaaatgAACTACTGTGcggagctagaactactctgcagctctagagtgacctttatttaACTACAACTTCCGGAGAAAGAACTGGAAGTCATGTCAggtcaaaatattatttacttgtgaaagggaaatcaacggggtcaaatttgagtgaattcacatagttactcaagcatattaataaaagcagaaatcgtATTTAAACgcactttgtgcagccaaataaccgatcccATTTGGTTAACTATGGTTAATACCACAGTTCATGCTcacttgtttaacacaggatgaactGTGAACTCATGTTATCACAgtcatcttatctctgtgtaaggtttgctgggccgtaaattgaattactggctccccagaatgggtttttgacaaaaaagtgCCTCcccattataaaaaattatgaatttgtgCCCTAAAATACAGAATTTACGTTTTTGTGCCTGGGGCCCACGCTGCCCGCAATGGCTCTTTACGGGCAGAAATCTGGCCCGCAAAGAGCCATTGCGGGCCAGTTAATCCAGCTGATTAACAGCTGGATTAATTCTTAAGCAGCCCGCAATGGCTCTTTGTGGGCTGCTTAAGAagccaatgattggggagattctctccccaatcattggcagcagatattataataattatttaaaaaaaatataaatcattttgttattaatttttttaaaaaacttaacaaataaaaataaaaatattataaataaaaattatctacaATTTCGATATTTAAAAGGAATCGAGCGTCTTTCCGACTAATATGCAAGcgataaagataaattaataatgaaattataCACAATTAAAAGTAAccgtaaataaattaataatgcaaaaataaaaaattgtacaaaaataataaaactactCAGTAAAGTCTGATCTATCAGGACTCCGTAAGCGTGTCCTCATGTCGTAACCCTTGTTGACACGTCGACTCATCTGACTATCAGTTAATCGGCGGTAACGTCTTCCATCTGGTCCGGAGCTTCTCTCTCCACTATCGGCGACTGGACTGGCCACATCCTCAATTTCGTCATCATCATGCACATCAGGAGCAGGAGCCTGTGAGGAGGGGTCTAACCCTAATCCCAGAGAAAAAGAAGGAGCCTGCATTCCTTAGAAGTCACTAAACGGCTGTGGGTCCTGAACCAAATTGTAGATCCAAGGGTCATCCAGAGAAAAATGCATATGGGAGGGACTCTGAGTCGGGCGAGAAGAGGAGCCCGGATCTTGACCTGGCAGCATCGGAATGTAGCCCTCCTCCATAAGTCGGGACCGCTGTGAGGGAGGAGTGGTCAGGGAGCTAAAGTTCCAAGAATCGTCAAATACAGGAACAGTCGGCAAATACGTAGGTGTCTGAGGAGGAGGTGTCTGCGCCGTCTGAGTCGCCTGGAACGGGGTAAAAGCAAAAGCCGGATGCTGTGAGAACTGTGGAGGAGGAGTGGCCAGCGGCGTAATGTAATCTGCCTGCCCAAATGACGGGCCTACATAGGGTACAGACGCAGGCGGTACCGTAAAAGACGAAGCTGGATATCGGCGAATGAAGTCCTCGGTATCCCCAAAGAAATCATCCTGATAGAAAAGAAATtagtatttattataattgatattgtaatggaaaataattaaattgagatTGAAACGTACCTGTGCCGGGAGAGGGTCCGTAGGTGGTACCGAAAATGATGCAGCTGGTGGGCACTGTGTCTGCGCTGAGGTACTCCCATAATACGTCGTAGACCCGTAATACTGTCGGACGAAATCCTCGGTATCCCCGTGAAAGTCGACCTAAACATACGAAATTTGACATACAAATTTAACATAAGAATTTAACATACGAATTTACATAAGAATTTAACATACGAATTTAACATAAGAATTTAACATACGAATTTACATAAGAATTTAACATACGAATTTAACATACAATAAGTTCGATATAACATAAAATTTTGCACAACTTATATCGTTGAAAtaacttcaaattttaaaagggcAACTAGTACAAGTCACATGTTAGGATAATTAGTACAAGTCGAAGCATTATGGCCGGCGATACTACATCTACTGCAAAAATTAGGGTCACTGTCCTCTCTGTAGGTCTGGTCCATATCATTTCTAATCCTTTGATTTACCGGCCGTCCCTTCTTTCTTATCAAGTTAATGTCTGTAATAAATGGCACCTCCCGAGAACCAATCCACATCTCGTCGGTAGgtaattgattaaattgagTATTCCATGCTTGTATGGCATTCTTGGTTTGGTACCGCCACCCTACGTAGTTGTGAGGGTTTAACTTTTCTTGCTGAATGACTGCCATGGCATGGGAGCAATGGATCTGGCGGTGTTGGAACTTCCCGCACGTGCACTTCATCATTTGAAGGTTGACCTTCTGAATATTTCCTCCCTTTCTTCGAAAATTGTCTTTCTTGGTAATCACTCTATAAGTCAGGGTGTCCGGGTTATATTTCTTGAGTTTATGTGTGCGGGCCTTTAATGTTGCATTTTTCATATGCGTGTTGCAGATCAGAGTGAACATGACGCCTTGGGCGATTATCCCTTTATACATTTCCCAACGCTTGACGAACATATCGCTGAGTCTGTCAAAGATAGCCTCTATCATCGCTGTGATTGGAAGCCCCCTTACATTCTTTAGAGTTGCATTAATGGACTCGGCGTAGTTCGTCGTCATTACACCGTTCCTTTGCGCCTTAATGTCCCAACACAAAGCCCACTGTTCTTTCTTAAGATATCTCTCATCGGTCAAATAAGCATACCCCGCCGGAGATCTTATTGCCATAGTGGCCATGTATCGCTTGTACTTTTTCTCTTGAAAAGTCCGACCTACACGTTAATATGAGGTATTTGTTAATGCAAAATTTATACTCTTTTCTGGTTCAATAACCAGAAATGTTGACGAGTGACAGCAAAATACCTGCTTTCTCATCCAGCAACTTCATATCATTATTTCTTATATGAGTGTGGAAATTAGCCATTAAATGCCGAATACAGAAAAAATGATCAATCCCTTCCCATTCCGGACGCCTCAAAACCGATATTAATCCGGGAGCACGATCTGATACAATGGCCACCTTTCGGTCGCGAATGACTTGATCTCCAAGATgattcaaaaaatattcaaaactcTCACTAGATTCGGATTCAACTATTGCAAACGCCACTGGCATTATGTGGTTGTTGCCATCTACCGCCGACGCTATCAACATATGCAATTTGTATTTACCATATAAGTGCGTCCCGTCGATGAATAGAATTGGTTTGCAAAATGGAAATCCGTCAACCATCGGAAAGAAGGTCCAAAACATTCGTTTGAAAATTCTACATTGCACCCCACTGCAATCAGTTAGGCGGCCTGTTGAAAATGGATATAGTTAGGatataatgtaaatttaattacatattaaatttacaaaagtgATTTATTTTCATACCTTCACCATGCCAAAAGGATCCAGGATTCACTTGGACCA includes:
- the LOC126661647 gene encoding uncharacterized protein LOC126661647 — its product is MASNSILFVIWCDGSIINSPRGVEYLGGRYVHVPINGRINFGELAEICRTAVSTSVSPREVTKIYFRLPHVERYEICSYSLFEVQDDQHVFAILNQTARMPTLNVLEFYVEYHISASNETSMQLDLCSSESERGSVEEEEDEHYDSEEEDMEDILIAEEPSYITHYQSRLPQHIRCVDLSDFDVDETWEAPNIEWQRGMEFQTGMIFSSRLAVRTCAITYSVDNGREFKSHRTTKTTLVLVCKHREMCNWWLRATLLQKTNTWALTKYRGPHKCDMLASTRNHRNFGIIQIADFIKSQVLGQRDIRIKTLMAGILESLGLALPYKRVWYGKERAISSVYGDWEYNYTQITKFMDNVVQVNPGSFWHGEGRLTDCSGVQCRIFKRMFWTFFPMVDGFPFCKPILFIDGTHLYGKYKLHMLIASAVDGNNHIMPVAFAIVESESSESFEYFLNHLGDQVIRDRKVAIVSDRAPGLISVLRRPEWEGIDHFFCIRHLMANFHTHIRNNDMKLLDEKAGRTFQEKKYKRYMATMAIRSPAGYAYLTDERYLKKEQWALCWDIKAQRNGVMTTNYAESINATLKNVRGLPITAMIEAIFDRLSDMFVKRWEMYKGIIAQGVMFTLICNTHMKNATLKARTHKLKKYNPDTLTYRVITKKDNFRRKGGNIQKVNLQMMKCTCGKFQHRQIHCSHAMAVIQQEKLNPHNYVGWRYQTKNAIQAWNTQFNQLPTDEMWIGSREVPFITDINLIRKKGRPVDFHGDTEDFVRQYYGSTTYYGSTSAQTQCPPAASFSVPPTDPLPAQDDFFGDTEDFIRRYPASSFTVPPASVPYVGPSFGQADYITPLATPPPQFSQHPAFAFTPFQATQTAQTPPPQTPTYLPTVPVFDDSWNFSSLTTPPSQRSRLMEEGYIPMLPGQDPGSSSRPTQSPSHMHFSLDDPWIYNLVQDPQPFSDF